From a single Planctellipticum variicoloris genomic region:
- a CDS encoding Fic family protein, whose product MSPYVPETLPLTGLDAARLIRLTGPANAALARYDGLLQSVINPDVMLSPLTNQEAVLSSKIEGTQATVDEVLEYEAGIEFDPEKVHDIQEVVNYRETLKLAQSALSKQPLTLSLLRQMHGLLMNSVRGADKSPGQFRVQQNWIGSPGCTIEQATFVPPSPLQLLDHLEAFERYLSAEDIDPLVQVAVVHAQFELLHPFNDGNGRIGRLLIPLFLYQKRTLASPMFYLSEYLEAHREAYYAGLRGISQQGDWTGWVAFFLAAIHEQAETNTVRVRGILNLYARMKQQVVDLTRSQHAVKVLDTLFDRPVFRSNDFIDRSGIPKYTAMPFLRQLRDAGILVTLREQSGRRPAILAFRELLNCAEGRKIL is encoded by the coding sequence ATGTCTCCCTACGTTCCCGAAACGCTGCCGCTGACGGGGCTCGATGCGGCCCGGCTGATTCGCCTCACCGGACCGGCGAATGCCGCTCTGGCCCGGTACGACGGGCTGCTGCAGAGCGTCATCAATCCCGACGTCATGCTCTCGCCGCTGACGAATCAGGAAGCCGTGCTGTCGTCGAAGATCGAAGGGACGCAGGCCACGGTCGACGAAGTGCTGGAGTACGAAGCGGGCATCGAGTTCGACCCGGAGAAGGTCCACGACATTCAGGAAGTCGTGAACTACCGCGAGACGCTGAAGCTGGCTCAGTCCGCGTTGAGCAAACAGCCGTTGACCCTGTCCTTGCTCCGGCAGATGCACGGCCTGCTGATGAACAGCGTGCGGGGAGCCGACAAAAGCCCCGGCCAGTTTCGGGTGCAGCAGAACTGGATCGGCTCGCCGGGCTGCACCATCGAGCAGGCCACGTTCGTGCCGCCGTCGCCGCTGCAGTTGCTCGACCATCTGGAAGCGTTCGAGCGGTATCTGTCGGCGGAGGATATCGACCCGCTGGTGCAGGTGGCGGTGGTTCACGCTCAGTTCGAGCTGCTGCACCCGTTCAACGACGGCAACGGACGCATCGGCCGGCTGCTGATTCCGCTGTTCCTCTACCAGAAGCGGACGCTGGCCAGTCCGATGTTCTACTTGAGCGAATACCTTGAAGCCCATCGGGAGGCGTACTACGCCGGGCTGCGGGGGATCAGCCAGCAGGGGGACTGGACGGGCTGGGTGGCGTTCTTTCTGGCGGCGATTCACGAGCAGGCGGAGACGAATACGGTTCGAGTTCGAGGCATCCTGAACCTTTACGCACGGATGAAACAGCAGGTGGTCGATCTGACCCGTTCGCAGCATGCCGTGAAGGTGCTGGACACGCTGTTTGACCGGCCTGTCTTTCGGTCGAACGACTTCATCGACCGTTCAGGGATTCCGAAGTACACGGCGATGCCGTTTTTGCGACAGCTTCGCGATGCCGGAATTCTCGTCACCCTACGTGAACAAAGTGGCCGCCGACCGGCGATTCTGGCGTTTCGGGAGCTGTTGAACTGTGCAGAGGGACGAAAAATCCTGTGA
- a CDS encoding SpoIID/LytB domain-containing protein, with protein MLPESPARSRFEFAIVAVSFLTVLLVAWNLVDPGSGRTTLPLAEVARVSRSTATRAHSARLIRVRLTVDPVREAKLEIAGPYTLRPVGSDKVLARGAKLTVATVRPVAGGIRVGDREYTVSELEIIPEKSPVVRFAGHLYRGSLRIHRFPNDRLVLVNVLPLEEYLASVVDSEMPARFPDAAREAQAIIARTYALRQIREASPVAVYDVFATQRSQKYLGVEYEAGGRRLAGESAASRKIVESTSNLVCTSRGKLFTAYYAACCGGRTTTGTEIFDDACEALNSVACSGCRDAERYRWTVRIPGADFASAVAKSAPSQPRLKTIRTARQTAGPGDGKISRFVIGDGSRSAEVTGVQLRSQLPKLLSPHFSLKVQGADVVAEGRGHGHGVGLCQWGARGMALQGKSALEILRHYYPGCRVAPIVD; from the coding sequence ATGCTCCCTGAATCTCCTGCTCGGTCGCGTTTCGAGTTCGCGATCGTTGCCGTTTCATTCCTGACCGTCCTGCTTGTCGCCTGGAATCTGGTTGATCCGGGAAGCGGGCGGACGACGCTGCCATTGGCCGAAGTGGCACGCGTCTCACGCTCGACTGCAACTCGAGCCCATTCCGCCCGGCTGATCCGCGTCCGGTTGACGGTCGATCCAGTCCGGGAAGCCAAACTGGAAATCGCTGGACCGTATACACTTCGGCCCGTCGGTTCGGACAAGGTGCTGGCCCGCGGAGCCAAGCTGACGGTCGCGACTGTTCGACCAGTCGCCGGCGGAATCCGGGTCGGCGACCGGGAATACACAGTCAGCGAGCTGGAAATTATCCCGGAAAAGTCGCCGGTGGTCCGTTTCGCCGGCCATTTGTACCGGGGAAGTCTGCGGATTCATCGGTTCCCCAACGATCGGCTGGTTCTGGTGAATGTGCTGCCGCTGGAGGAATACCTGGCCAGCGTCGTCGATTCCGAGATGCCTGCCCGGTTTCCGGACGCTGCGCGCGAGGCCCAGGCCATCATCGCCCGCACCTACGCTCTGCGGCAGATCCGCGAAGCTTCCCCGGTTGCGGTCTACGACGTCTTTGCCACGCAGCGCAGTCAGAAGTATCTCGGGGTCGAGTACGAGGCCGGCGGACGACGCCTGGCCGGAGAAAGTGCCGCCAGCCGGAAGATCGTCGAGTCGACCTCCAATCTGGTCTGCACGTCCCGGGGCAAACTGTTTACGGCCTACTATGCCGCCTGCTGCGGAGGACGGACGACTACAGGCACGGAAATCTTTGACGATGCCTGCGAGGCGCTGAATTCCGTGGCTTGCAGCGGCTGCCGCGATGCCGAACGCTATCGCTGGACAGTTCGAATTCCCGGCGCCGATTTCGCCAGCGCCGTTGCGAAATCGGCGCCGTCGCAACCCAGACTCAAAACGATTCGAACGGCTCGCCAGACGGCTGGCCCCGGCGACGGCAAGATCTCGCGATTCGTGATCGGCGACGGGAGCCGGTCCGCGGAGGTGACCGGCGTGCAACTCCGGTCGCAACTCCCCAAGCTGCTCAGTCCGCACTTTTCCCTGAAAGTTCAGGGGGCGGACGTTGTCGCGGAGGGTCGAGGGCACGGCCACGGCGTCGGCCTGTGCCAGTGGGGGGCTCGCGGGATGGCGCTGCAGGGCAAATCAGCCCTCGAAATCCTGCGGCACTATTATCCGGGATGCCGGGTCGCGCCGATCGTCGACTGA
- a CDS encoding GlsB/YeaQ/YmgE family stress response membrane protein: MPDTDLLVAVERAAHEMLVWIGFGTVVGLVAKAIMPGRDPGGAVGTLLMGIGGSLIGCGLLLLYDASYRVSPISPLGFVAGTGGSLLLLLFYRVMSNSYLVEPIDGAVPGGAVNTVAYYRRRRRRAA; encoded by the coding sequence ATGCCAGACACGGATCTCCTGGTGGCGGTCGAACGTGCCGCGCACGAAATGCTTGTGTGGATTGGATTTGGGACCGTTGTCGGTCTGGTGGCCAAAGCCATCATGCCCGGACGCGACCCCGGCGGCGCCGTCGGAACGCTGTTGATGGGGATTGGCGGCAGCCTGATCGGCTGCGGCCTGCTCCTCCTCTACGACGCCAGCTATCGCGTGTCGCCGATCAGCCCGCTGGGATTCGTCGCCGGGACCGGCGGTTCGCTGCTGCTGCTCCTCTTCTACCGGGTGATGTCCAACTCCTATCTCGTCGAACCGATCGACGGCGCCGTACCGGGCGGAGCGGTGAATACTGTGGCCTACTATCGCCGTCGCCGCCGTCGAGCCGCCTGA
- a CDS encoding type I restriction-modification system subunit M encodes MADTNLSSFIWSIAELLRGDYKQSEYGKVILPFTVLRRLDCVLEPTKAAVLKELEKRTKAGLNPDQFLLQKSGQLFYNTWPNTLKELMGDQDHVRENLLGYVQAFPPAVRDIFVCFDFPTQVERLAKAGLLYQVAEKFANVDLHPEKVTNAEMGQVFEELIRKFAELSNETAGEHFTPREVIRLMVNLIFIEDDDALNKPGVVRSLYDPTAGTGGMLSVADEYLQAFNPDARLVMSGQELNGESYAICKADMLIKGQDVGNIVLGNTLSNDGLLGKHFDYMLSNPPFGVEWKKIEKEVRKEAETQGFNGRFGPGLPRVSDGSLLFLLHLISKMRPAKDGGSRFGIVLNGSPLFTGGAGSGESEIRRYVLENDLVEAIIGLPTDMFYNTGISTYVWILSNRKPTHRKGKVQLIDASGYFQKMRKSLGSKRKELSDEHIAEITKLFGKAKKVTKDGVPISLIFKNADFGYHTITVERPERDAAGQIVKATKGKLKGQPQPDANLRDTENVPLSEDVQTYFEREVLPHAPDAWIDHEKTKVGYEIPFNRHFYVFKPPRELAEIDTELKGVTDRIVQMIGELSQ; translated from the coding sequence ATGGCCGACACCAACCTTTCGTCCTTTATCTGGTCCATCGCCGAACTGCTGCGGGGCGATTACAAGCAGTCCGAATACGGCAAGGTCATTCTGCCGTTCACGGTGCTCAGACGGCTCGACTGCGTTCTGGAACCGACCAAGGCCGCCGTGCTGAAGGAGCTGGAGAAGCGGACGAAGGCGGGGTTGAATCCCGATCAGTTCCTGCTGCAGAAGTCCGGGCAGCTCTTCTACAACACGTGGCCGAATACCCTGAAGGAACTGATGGGGGATCAGGACCACGTGCGGGAAAACCTGCTCGGCTACGTCCAGGCGTTCCCCCCCGCCGTGCGGGATATCTTTGTCTGCTTCGACTTTCCGACGCAAGTCGAACGGCTGGCCAAGGCCGGGCTGCTGTATCAGGTGGCCGAAAAGTTCGCCAACGTCGACCTGCATCCCGAGAAGGTCACGAATGCGGAAATGGGGCAGGTCTTCGAAGAGCTGATCCGCAAGTTCGCCGAACTCTCGAACGAGACCGCCGGGGAGCACTTCACGCCCCGTGAGGTCATCCGGCTGATGGTCAACCTGATCTTCATCGAGGACGACGACGCTCTCAACAAGCCGGGCGTGGTCCGGTCGCTGTACGATCCGACCGCCGGGACGGGCGGCATGCTGTCGGTCGCCGATGAGTACCTGCAGGCGTTCAATCCGGACGCCCGGCTCGTGATGTCCGGGCAGGAGTTGAACGGCGAGTCGTACGCCATCTGCAAGGCGGACATGCTCATCAAGGGGCAGGACGTCGGCAATATCGTCCTGGGGAACACCCTCTCGAACGACGGGCTGCTCGGGAAGCATTTTGATTACATGCTCTCCAATCCGCCGTTCGGCGTCGAATGGAAGAAGATCGAGAAGGAAGTCCGCAAGGAAGCCGAGACGCAGGGCTTCAACGGGCGGTTCGGTCCCGGCCTGCCCCGCGTCAGTGACGGCTCGTTGCTGTTCCTGCTGCACCTGATTTCCAAGATGCGGCCGGCCAAAGACGGCGGCAGCCGGTTCGGCATCGTGCTGAACGGCTCGCCCCTCTTCACCGGCGGAGCGGGTTCGGGCGAAAGTGAGATCCGCCGGTACGTGCTGGAAAACGATCTGGTCGAAGCGATCATCGGGCTGCCGACGGACATGTTCTACAACACGGGGATCAGCACGTACGTCTGGATTCTGAGCAACCGCAAGCCGACTCACCGCAAGGGGAAGGTGCAGCTCATCGACGCCAGCGGGTACTTCCAGAAGATGCGGAAGAGTCTGGGGAGCAAGCGGAAGGAACTGAGCGACGAGCACATTGCCGAGATCACCAAGCTGTTCGGCAAGGCCAAGAAGGTGACGAAGGACGGCGTGCCAATCAGCCTCATCTTCAAGAACGCGGACTTCGGCTACCACACGATTACTGTCGAACGCCCGGAACGGGACGCGGCCGGCCAGATTGTGAAGGCCACCAAGGGTAAGCTGAAGGGGCAGCCGCAGCCGGACGCCAATCTGCGGGATACCGAGAACGTCCCCCTGTCCGAAGACGTCCAGACGTACTTCGAGCGGGAAGTCCTGCCCCACGCTCCCGATGCCTGGATCGACCATGAGAAGACGAAAGTCGGGTACGAGATTCCATTCAACCGGCACTTCTACGTCTTCAAGCCGCCCCGTGAGCTGGCGGAGATCGATACCGAGCTGAAGGGGGTGACGGACCGCATCGTCCAGATGATCGGGGAGCTGTCGCAATGA
- the dapA gene encoding 4-hydroxy-tetrahydrodipicolinate synthase — protein sequence MQRKGEQFAGLTVAIVTPFKNGHVDEAGLKQLVDFHVAAGTNGLCPVGTTGESPTLTHEEHNRVIGIVCQHAAGRIKVMAGTGSNSTSEAIEMTKFAKSVGADGAMMVAPYYNKPTGEGFYQHYRAVAEAVDLPIILYNIPGRTAKNMEPEVIARIAELPNVVAIKEATGSMDQASRVLAETNLTVLSGDDSLTLPLLSMGGSGIVSVVGNIVPQDMLKLLAAWKAGNVAEAREWHFKLFTLCRDLLGIATNPIPIKIAMRLLGRDSGELRLPLTPLSAAEETRLKKTLVDYGLL from the coding sequence ATGCAACGCAAAGGCGAACAGTTTGCAGGTTTGACGGTTGCGATCGTCACGCCGTTCAAGAACGGTCATGTGGACGAGGCCGGTCTGAAGCAGCTTGTGGACTTCCACGTTGCGGCGGGGACCAACGGTCTGTGCCCGGTCGGGACGACGGGGGAGAGCCCGACGCTGACGCACGAGGAGCACAACCGCGTCATCGGCATCGTCTGCCAGCATGCGGCCGGTCGGATCAAGGTCATGGCGGGGACCGGCTCCAACAGCACCTCCGAAGCGATCGAGATGACGAAATTCGCCAAATCGGTTGGTGCGGACGGAGCAATGATGGTCGCTCCGTACTACAACAAGCCGACGGGCGAGGGTTTCTACCAGCACTATCGCGCGGTGGCCGAAGCGGTTGACTTGCCGATCATCCTCTACAACATTCCGGGGCGGACGGCCAAGAATATGGAGCCGGAGGTGATCGCCCGGATCGCCGAACTGCCGAACGTCGTCGCGATCAAGGAGGCCACGGGCTCGATGGATCAGGCCTCGCGGGTGCTCGCCGAAACCAACTTGACGGTCCTTTCCGGCGACGACAGCCTGACGTTGCCGCTGTTGTCGATGGGGGGGAGTGGCATCGTTTCGGTGGTCGGCAACATCGTCCCGCAGGACATGCTGAAGCTGCTTGCGGCGTGGAAGGCCGGCAACGTCGCCGAGGCCCGCGAATGGCACTTCAAGTTGTTCACGCTCTGCCGCGATCTGCTCGGCATCGCCACCAATCCGATTCCGATCAAGATCGCCATGCGGCTGCTGGGACGCGACAGCGGCGAATTGCGTCTGCCGCTGACGCCACTGAGCGCCGCGGAAGAGACCCGGCTGAAGAAGACGCTCGTGGATTACGGTCTGCTGTAG
- a CDS encoding restriction endonuclease subunit S has translation MSFPRYDDYKHSGLDWLGILPSHWQALPNKAVFRLVKTEIGEEWSETQLLSLTLRGVVNRDIDSGDGKYPADFGNYQIVEPDDLVMCLFDMDETPRTVGLSSNRGMITSAYDVFRCNPKTDAAFVYYFYRHVDSHKGLRPFYTGLRKTVRTPTFLSIKMPVPPLDEQKAISSFLDVETQKIDALVSEQQRLIELLQEKRQAVISHAVTKGLNPDVPMKASGVEWLGDVPEHWEVQRVKHAISSIEQGWSPQCENDPVQSADQWGVLKVGCVNYGRFNAEENKALPSTLEPQPELGIREGDLLISRANTVELVGSAAVAESDHENLMLCDKLYRLRMDRSTLLPQFLCYFLACEAAREPIELGASGASSSMKNIAQSVILELWFAAPDVDEQQEIVNAIRKRWNAITRLIAEAERAIQLLQERRTALISAAVTGKIDVRSLARKASA, from the coding sequence ATGAGCTTCCCGAGGTATGACGACTACAAGCACAGTGGCCTCGATTGGCTGGGTATTTTGCCAAGCCATTGGCAAGCACTTCCGAACAAGGCCGTATTCCGTCTAGTCAAGACCGAGATTGGGGAGGAGTGGAGCGAGACGCAGCTGCTCTCACTGACTCTACGAGGTGTTGTAAATCGGGACATTGATTCCGGTGACGGAAAGTACCCCGCCGATTTTGGCAACTACCAAATAGTCGAACCTGACGACTTGGTGATGTGCTTGTTCGATATGGATGAAACGCCTCGAACAGTCGGGTTGAGCAGTAATCGCGGGATGATTACGAGTGCGTACGATGTGTTTCGATGTAATCCTAAAACCGACGCAGCTTTCGTCTACTATTTTTACCGCCACGTGGATTCCCACAAGGGCCTTCGACCGTTCTACACGGGACTGCGGAAGACCGTTCGCACGCCGACTTTTCTTTCGATCAAGATGCCCGTTCCACCTCTCGACGAGCAAAAGGCGATCTCGTCGTTCCTCGATGTCGAAACTCAGAAGATCGACGCTCTCGTCTCAGAGCAGCAACGGCTGATTGAGCTGCTGCAGGAGAAGCGGCAGGCCGTCATCTCCCATGCCGTCACCAAGGGGCTGAATCCTGACGTGCCGATGAAGGCTTCCGGCGTCGAGTGGTTGGGAGATGTGCCGGAGCACTGGGAGGTTCAAAGAGTTAAGCATGCGATCAGTTCGATTGAACAAGGTTGGAGTCCCCAATGCGAGAACGATCCAGTTCAGAGTGCTGACCAATGGGGCGTCCTCAAAGTTGGCTGCGTCAATTACGGAAGGTTCAACGCCGAAGAGAACAAGGCCCTTCCTTCCACGCTCGAACCGCAGCCTGAGCTTGGAATACGAGAAGGGGACTTGCTGATTTCACGAGCCAACACGGTAGAGTTGGTCGGAAGTGCGGCAGTGGCCGAAAGCGATCACGAAAACTTGATGCTATGCGACAAGCTGTATCGTTTGCGAATGGATCGTTCGACACTCTTGCCGCAATTTCTGTGCTATTTCCTTGCTTGTGAAGCTGCTCGTGAGCCAATCGAATTGGGAGCGAGCGGGGCAAGTTCGTCAATGAAGAACATCGCACAGTCGGTGATCCTGGAACTGTGGTTCGCGGCACCGGACGTCGACGAACAACAAGAGATTGTCAACGCGATTCGGAAAAGATGGAACGCGATAACGCGGCTCATCGCAGAAGCCGAGCGAGCCATCCAGCTTCTGCAGGAACGGCGAACCGCCCTGATTTCAGCCGCCGTGACCGGCAAGATTGATGTGCGGAGCTTGGCTCGAAAGGCATCGGCATGA
- a CDS encoding GspE/PulE family protein, whose product MIFGMFRKSGGGGRDDDDDDEEIELVSFLGALNGKSADLAANGRLAQAGLIPAKELVTDAITRRAEMVRVEPKGERASVTMMVDGVAYAGSRLSKQQALAITGMLKLLGGMDAKLRGRAQSGGLKADLEGIPYEVLIDVTPLPEGAERLVVRLRNLKIKLDTPDDLAYSQYLKTKIRELTSRRRGLLLVVGPPNSGTTTTLFGVLRGIDVYLFSIFSIANLGTRDVYNINKFEVNEGDDLEASIMRMKRAEADVILVDPVQDAETARTLLEASEEVCLLAEMAAKDSVAAVGQLMQWTGDPKLVAKGLDGVFSQKLIRLLCTDCREAFRPNPKLLEKVGLPPETKVLYRKGEPAVDEKTGEEDPPCKKCNGVGYYGRVAMIELLTLSDELRKLISSGNATPEQIRSQARNDGMLTFQKDGLRLVAEGKTSLEELQRVFKAT is encoded by the coding sequence GTGATTTTCGGAATGTTCAGAAAGAGCGGCGGCGGTGGCCGCGACGATGACGACGATGACGAAGAGATCGAGCTGGTCTCATTCCTGGGGGCGCTGAACGGCAAATCGGCCGATCTGGCCGCGAACGGCCGGCTGGCGCAGGCGGGCTTGATTCCGGCCAAAGAACTGGTCACCGATGCGATCACCCGCCGGGCCGAGATGGTTCGCGTCGAGCCAAAAGGAGAGCGGGCCTCGGTCACGATGATGGTGGACGGCGTCGCCTATGCCGGCAGCCGGCTGTCGAAGCAGCAGGCGCTGGCGATTACCGGGATGCTGAAGCTTCTCGGCGGCATGGACGCCAAACTGCGAGGACGAGCCCAGTCCGGGGGGCTGAAAGCCGACCTGGAGGGAATTCCCTACGAAGTGCTGATCGACGTCACGCCTCTGCCCGAAGGGGCCGAGCGGCTCGTCGTCCGGCTGCGGAATCTCAAGATCAAGCTGGATACGCCGGATGATCTGGCCTACAGCCAGTATTTGAAGACGAAGATTCGCGAGCTGACGTCGCGTCGGCGCGGTCTGCTGCTGGTCGTCGGCCCCCCCAACTCGGGAACGACCACGACGCTGTTCGGCGTATTGCGCGGGATCGACGTTTACTTGTTTTCGATCTTCTCGATCGCGAATCTCGGCACGCGCGACGTCTACAACATCAACAAGTTTGAGGTCAACGAGGGGGACGATCTCGAAGCGTCGATCATGCGTATGAAGCGGGCCGAGGCGGACGTGATTCTCGTCGATCCGGTCCAGGACGCCGAGACCGCCAGGACGCTGCTGGAGGCGTCTGAGGAGGTCTGCCTGCTGGCGGAGATGGCGGCCAAGGACAGCGTCGCCGCGGTCGGGCAACTGATGCAGTGGACCGGGGATCCGAAACTGGTGGCCAAGGGGCTCGACGGGGTGTTCAGCCAGAAGCTGATCCGCCTGCTCTGCACCGACTGCCGCGAAGCATTTCGCCCGAATCCCAAGTTGCTGGAGAAAGTCGGTCTGCCCCCGGAAACCAAAGTGCTGTACCGCAAAGGTGAGCCGGCCGTCGACGAGAAGACGGGAGAAGAGGATCCGCCCTGCAAGAAGTGCAACGGGGTCGGCTACTACGGGCGCGTGGCGATGATCGAACTGCTGACGCTTTCGGATGAGCTGCGGAAGCTGATTTCGTCCGGGAACGCGACTCCCGAGCAGATCCGGTCTCAGGCCAGAAACGATGGCATGTTGACCTTCCAGAAGGACGGCCTGCGGCTGGTCGCCGAGGGAAAAACGTCTCTAGAAGAACTTCAACGAGTATTTAAAGCGACGTAA
- a CDS encoding TerC family protein — MATVLVWAAFVVLVLIILAFDLGFFNREEKAITARQALLRTLAYFLLACGFTVFVYYSYEHHWFDLGREGKAAAEASANEHAAVHHEPWFRLAYPFEAPRKGGAGKSLPHNGTDAATMFFTGYLVEQSLSMDNIFVIALILTYFQVPAILQHRVLFWGIMGALIMRGVMIGLGAVVIESFHWVIYIFGLLLIYTAFKMLVSGDEEVDFEEGKMVRLFRRFLPYHSGFVGDHFLTRVHGKLHLTPLALALVVVETSDLLFAVDSIPAVFGITHDPFLVFTSNVFAILGLRSLYFALADLLDKFRYLKYSLVVVLAFVGVKMLAHSYFEISPLSSLTLIVVALAAGIGASFVFPAPEHAPHEDHVDHVA, encoded by the coding sequence GTGGCCACAGTTCTCGTGTGGGCGGCGTTTGTCGTCCTGGTTCTGATCATCCTCGCGTTCGACCTGGGCTTCTTCAATCGCGAGGAAAAGGCCATCACTGCGCGGCAGGCGCTGCTGCGGACTCTGGCGTATTTCCTGCTGGCGTGTGGATTTACGGTTTTCGTCTACTACTCCTACGAGCACCACTGGTTCGATCTGGGGAGAGAGGGGAAAGCCGCTGCCGAAGCCAGCGCCAACGAGCACGCCGCCGTCCACCACGAACCCTGGTTCCGGCTGGCCTACCCGTTCGAAGCTCCCCGCAAAGGAGGGGCCGGCAAATCGCTCCCCCACAACGGTACGGACGCGGCGACGATGTTCTTCACGGGCTATCTCGTGGAACAGTCCCTCAGCATGGACAACATCTTTGTCATCGCGCTGATCCTCACCTATTTCCAGGTCCCCGCCATCCTGCAGCATCGGGTGCTGTTCTGGGGGATCATGGGCGCACTGATCATGCGCGGCGTGATGATCGGCCTCGGGGCCGTCGTCATCGAGAGCTTCCACTGGGTGATTTACATCTTCGGCCTGCTGCTGATCTACACGGCCTTCAAGATGCTGGTCTCGGGCGACGAAGAAGTGGACTTCGAAGAAGGCAAGATGGTCCGGCTGTTCCGTCGGTTCCTCCCCTATCACTCCGGTTTCGTCGGCGACCATTTCCTCACGCGCGTTCACGGCAAACTGCATCTGACCCCGCTGGCGCTGGCGCTGGTCGTCGTGGAAACCAGCGATCTGCTGTTCGCTGTCGACTCGATTCCCGCGGTCTTCGGCATCACTCACGACCCGTTCCTGGTCTTCACGTCCAACGTGTTCGCCATTCTCGGACTCCGATCGCTCTACTTCGCACTCGCCGACCTGCTCGACAAGTTCCGTTATCTCAAATACAGCCTGGTCGTCGTACTGGCGTTCGTCGGCGTCAAGATGCTGGCGCACTCCTACTTCGAGATTTCCCCTCTGTCGTCGCTGACGCTGATCGTCGTCGCCCTGGCCGCGGGGATCGGCGCGTCGTTTGTCTTCCCGGCTCCCGAACACGCGCCGCACGAGGATCACGTCGATCACGTGGCCTGA
- a CDS encoding NAD(P)-dependent oxidoreductase, translating to MAVAAIVPGKTRVGWIGTGVMGTSMVGHLMAAGFSAIVYNRTKAKADALVAKGAKWAETPKAVAEQSDVIFTIVGFPHDLREVTLGEQGTLAGAGAGAILVDMTTSEPSLAQEIHAAANAKGVYSVDAPVSGGDIGAKNAALSIMIGGDKEVVEALHPCFAAMGKTIVHQGGPGAGQHTKMANQILISTGMIGVCEALLYGYKAGLDLPTVLQSVGPGAAGSWSLTNLGPRIMNNNFDPGFFVEHFIKDMGIALAESRKMGLSMPGLALAEQLYLSVKAKGWGRNGTHALMLALAEMSGVDWRERP from the coding sequence ATGGCAGTAGCGGCGATTGTTCCCGGAAAGACCCGCGTCGGCTGGATCGGGACGGGTGTCATGGGGACCAGCATGGTCGGACACCTGATGGCGGCCGGCTTCTCCGCGATCGTCTACAACAGGACGAAAGCGAAAGCAGATGCCCTGGTCGCCAAAGGGGCGAAGTGGGCCGAGACTCCGAAAGCTGTCGCCGAGCAGTCCGACGTCATCTTCACCATCGTCGGTTTCCCGCACGATCTGCGGGAAGTCACCTTGGGTGAACAGGGGACGCTGGCGGGCGCGGGCGCCGGGGCGATTCTGGTCGACATGACGACCAGCGAGCCCTCCCTGGCCCAGGAAATCCATGCCGCCGCCAACGCGAAAGGAGTCTATTCGGTCGACGCGCCGGTTTCCGGCGGCGACATCGGGGCAAAAAACGCCGCTCTTTCGATCATGATCGGCGGCGACAAAGAGGTCGTCGAGGCGCTCCACCCCTGTTTCGCCGCGATGGGGAAGACCATCGTACATCAGGGCGGTCCGGGGGCCGGACAGCACACCAAGATGGCCAATCAGATCCTGATCTCCACCGGGATGATCGGCGTCTGCGAAGCTCTCCTGTACGGCTACAAAGCCGGGCTCGACCTGCCGACGGTTCTGCAGTCGGTTGGTCCCGGGGCCGCCGGGAGCTGGTCGCTGACGAATCTCGGTCCGCGGATCATGAATAACAACTTCGACCCGGGATTCTTCGTCGAGCACTTCATCAAGGATATGGGGATCGCCCTCGCCGAGAGCCGTAAGATGGGGTTGTCGATGCCCGGCCTGGCCCTCGCCGAACAGCTTTATCTGTCCGTCAAGGCGAAGGGCTGGGGGCGCAACGGGACGCACGCCCTGATGCTCGCTCTCGCGGAAATGTCGGGCGTGGACTGGCGCGAGCGTCCGTAG